AACCGATCAAAAGCATTTTGAACAGCATGACCGGATCGATGCAAGGACGCCCATTATCTTGACAATACAAGGGGCGGCATTTTTCCGCGATAAACGAAAAGTCGATGGTTTCATTGATTTTTCTAAGCAAGTGATCTTGGGGAACAAGGTCTTCTATGTTGACTGTTTCGGGTTGAAATTCCCTGGATGGGTTCGTCCTGAACATATAAAAACCTTCCTTCGGAATTGTTTTATTCCGAATTCAACAAAAAAGGCTGTTGACCCTTCTTTGTCAACAGCCTCGACTGCCGACATTTGTCGGCAGTCCTTTTTTGTTTGATGCGATGGGTGCGCGGCGCAGGATGCGGCCCCCGATTTTGTCGTTTCCGCGATGCAGGATTTTTTGGAATGCATGTGGTATAATTTACAGTGTGGTGGAAAGTGGGGGAAAGTGGGGGGAGGGGGAGACGGCGGGATGTTCATGGGGGAATACCGGCATTCCCTGGACGATAAGGGTCGTCTGTTCATCCCTTCCAAATTCAGGGAGGGATTGGGTGCCTCCTTTGTCGTCACCCGCGGTCTGGACCGCTGTCTCTTCGCATATCCCCGCTCGGAATGGTCTCTCCTCGAACAGAAACTGAAGTCCCTTCCGTTTACCCGGGCAGATGCCCGCGCCTTCACGCGTTTTTTCTTTTCTGGAGCGATTGAAGCGGAATTGGACAAACAGGGGCGCATCAGCCTCCCCGCCCATCTTCGCCAGTATGCCAGTCTGGAAAAGGAATGTGTCGTG
The Planifilum fulgidum DNA segment above includes these coding regions:
- the mraZ gene encoding division/cell wall cluster transcriptional repressor MraZ, whose amino-acid sequence is MFMGEYRHSLDDKGRLFIPSKFREGLGASFVVTRGLDRCLFAYPRSEWSLLEQKLKSLPFTRADARAFTRFFFSGAIEAELDKQGRISLPAHLRQYASLEKECVVIGVSNRVEIWSKENWESYFASSEQSFNEIAEKLVDFNVEL